In Ficedula albicollis isolate OC2 chromosome 19, FicAlb1.5, whole genome shotgun sequence, one DNA window encodes the following:
- the GUSB gene encoding beta-glucuronidase isoform X1, giving the protein MALAVSRGAGAGVGLCPMPVLPLLLLFLPGLAAGTGMLQPRDTPSRERKELSGLWSFRADLSPGRDAGFAQRWYRRPLRQTGPVIDMPVPASFNDITQDPSLENYIGWVWYEKEVLLPLRWLQGDPAPRVVLRFGSAHYYSVVWVNGVQVVEHEGGHLPFEADISSVVQGSPDPLCRITVALNNTLTPHTLPPGSIQYMADKSRYPKNYFVQDTKFDFFNYAGIHRPVVLYTTPAAYIDDITVTTTSSDSVARVQYQVSVVGSTANSLSLSLRDQEGKVVATGDGAVGELKVLNPNLWWPYLMHENPGYLYSLEVKMQAQVGEVLLEDVYTLPLGIRTVHVTSTQFLINGRPFYFHGVNKHEDADIRGKGLDWPLIVKDFNLLRWLGANSFRTSHYPYAEEIMDLCDAYGIAVIDESPGVGIKLPESFGNKSLQHHLAVMEELVRRDKNRPSVVMWSVANEPASELPPAAHYFKTVIAHTKALDPSRPVTFVTDANYALDRGAPYVDVICVNSYFSWYHDPGHLEVIPLQLTAQFDNWYKTYQKPIIQSEYGADSVPGLHSDPPMMFTEEYQQAMLREYHSVLDKKRKEYVIGELIWNFADFMTNQGTTRVLGNKKGIFTRQRQPKAAAFVLRDRYWKIANESSCLPPVITSHSFYLK; this is encoded by the exons ATGGCGCTGGCCGTCTCAcgcggtgccggtgccggtgtcGGGCTGTGCCCGATGCCGGTGCTGCCGCTGTTGTTGCTGTTCCTCCCGGGGCTGGCGGCCGGTACCGGGATGCTGCAGCCCCGGGACACCCCTTCCCGCGAGCGCAAGGAGCTCAGCGGCCTCTGGAGCTTCCGCGCCGATCTGTCTCCGGGCAGGGACGCGGGGTTCGCGCAGCGCTGGTACC ggcggccgctCCGGCAG ACCGGCCCTGTGATTGATATGCCAGTGCCTGCCAGCTTCAACGACATCACGCAGGACCCCAGCCTGGAGAATTACATCGGCTGGGTGTGGTACGAGAAGGaggtgctgctccccctgcGCTGGCTGCAGGGCGATCCCGCCCCCAGGGTGGTGCTGCGCTTTGGCAGTGCCCATTACTACTCCGTCGTG TGGGTGAACGGGGTGCAGGTGGTGGAGCACGAAGGGGGGCACCTGCCCTTTGAGGCTGACATCAGCAGCGTGGTGCAGGGCAGCCCAGACCCCCTGTGCCGCATCACCGTCGCCCTCAACAACACCCTGACCCCCCACACGCTGCCCCCAGGCTCCATCCAGTACATGGCTGACAAATCAAG GTACCCCAAGAACTATTTTGTGCAGGACACCAAGTTTGATTTCTTTAATTATGCTGGAATCCACCGCCCAGTTGTGCTTTACACCACTCCTGCTGCCTACATCGATGACATCACTGTGACAACCACTTCATCAGACAGTGTTG CCAGGGTGCAGTACCAGGTGTCAGTGGTTGGCAGCACAGCCAATTCCTTGTCCCTGAGTTTACGTGACCAAGAGGGGAAGGTGGTTGCTACAGGTGATGGCGCAGTGGGAGAGCTCAAAGTCCTCAACCCAAACCTCTGGTGGCCTTACCTGATGCACGAGAACCCTGGATACCTGTACTCCTTGGAG GTGAAGATGCAGGCCCAGGTGGGcgaggtgctgctggaggacgTGTACACGCTCCCGCTCGGCATCCGCACCGTGCACGTCACCAGCACCCAGTTCCTCATCAATGGCAGGCCCTTCTACTTCCACGGGGTCAACAAGCACGAGGATGCAGAT ATCCGTGGCAAAGGCCTGGACTGGCCCCTGATAGTGAAGGACTTCAACCTGCTGCGCTGGCTGGGGGCCAACTCGTTCCGCACCAGCCACTACCCGTACGCGGAGGAGATCATGGACCTGTGCGACGCCTACGGCATCGCCGTCATCGACGAGAGCCCGGGGGTGGGCATCAAACTGCC TGAGAGCTTTGGGAACAAGTCCCTGCAGCATCACCTGGCTGTGATGGAGGAGCTGGTGCGCAGGGATAAGAACAGACCCTCAGTGGTCATGTGGTCAGTGGCCAACGAGCcagcctcagagctgcccccagctgctCACTACTTCAA GACAGTGATAGCTCACACTAAAGCTCTCGACCCCTCCAGACCAGTCACCTTTGTGACAGATGCTAATTACGCTCTTGATCGTGGT GCTCCCTACGTGGATGTGATTTGTGTGAACAGCTACTTCTCCTGGTACCATGACCCAGGCCACCTGGAAGTGATCCCACTCCAACTCACAGCCCAGTTTGACAACTGGTATAAAACCTACCAAAAACCCATTATCCAGAGTGAATATGGAGCAGACTCAGTGCCTGGGCTGCACAGT gaccCCCCCATGATGTTCACTGAGGAGTACCAGCAGGCCATGCTCAGGGAGTACCACTCTGTCCTGGACAAGAAGAGGAAGGAGTATGTGATTGGGGAGCTCATCTGGAATTTTGCTGATTTCATGACCAATCAAG GGACCACACGAGTTTTGGGGAACAAGAAAGGAATCTTCACCCGCCAGCGCCAGCCCAAAGCAGCTGCATTTGTTCTTAGAGACAGGTACTGGAAGATTGCAAATGAATCAAGCTGTCTTCCTCCTGTAATCACATCACATTCCTTCTacctaaaatga
- the GUSB gene encoding beta-glucuronidase isoform X2: protein MALAVSRGAGAGVGLCPMPVLPLLLLFLPGLAAGTGMLQPRDTPSRERKELSGLWSFRADLSPGRDAGFAQRWYRRPLRQTGPVIDMPVPASFNDITQDPSLENYIGWVWYEKEVLLPLRWLQGDPAPRVVLRFGSAHYYSVVWVNGVQVVEHEGGHLPFEADISSVVQGSPDPLCRITVALNNTLTPHTLPPGSIQYMADKSRYPKNYFVQDTKFDFFNYAGIHRPVVLYTTPAAYIDDITVTTTSSDSVARVQYQVSVVGSTANSLSLSLRDQEGKVVATGDGAVGELKVLNPNLWWPYLMHENPGYLYSLEVKMQAQVGEVLLEDVYTLPLGIRTVHVTSTQFLINGRPFYFHGVNKHEDADIRGKGLDWPLIVKDFNLLRWLGANSFRTSHYPYAEEIMDLCDAYGIAVIDESPGVGIKLPESFGNKSLQHHLAVMEELVRRDKNRPSVVMWSVANEPASELPPAAHYFKTVIAHTKALDPSRPVTFVTDANYALDRGAPYVDVICVNSYFSWYHDPGHLEVIPLQLTAQFDNWYKTYQKPIIQSEYGADSVPGLHSDPPMMFTEEYQQAMLREYHSVLDKKRKEYVIGELIWNFADFMTNQGTTRVLGNKKGIFTRQRQPKAAAFVLRDRYWKIANESSCLPPVITSHSFYLK, encoded by the exons ATGGCGCTGGCCGTCTCAcgcggtgccggtgccggtgtcGGGCTGTGCCCGATGCCGGTGCTGCCGCTGTTGTTGCTGTTCCTCCCGGGGCTGGCGGCCGGTACCGGGATGCTGCAGCCCCGGGACACCCCTTCCCGCGAGCGCAAGGAGCTCAGCGGCCTCTGGAGCTTCCGCGCCGATCTGTCTCCGGGCAGGGACGCGGGGTTCGCGCAGCGCTGGTACCGGC ggccgctCCGGCAG ACCGGCCCTGTGATTGATATGCCAGTGCCTGCCAGCTTCAACGACATCACGCAGGACCCCAGCCTGGAGAATTACATCGGCTGGGTGTGGTACGAGAAGGaggtgctgctccccctgcGCTGGCTGCAGGGCGATCCCGCCCCCAGGGTGGTGCTGCGCTTTGGCAGTGCCCATTACTACTCCGTCGTG TGGGTGAACGGGGTGCAGGTGGTGGAGCACGAAGGGGGGCACCTGCCCTTTGAGGCTGACATCAGCAGCGTGGTGCAGGGCAGCCCAGACCCCCTGTGCCGCATCACCGTCGCCCTCAACAACACCCTGACCCCCCACACGCTGCCCCCAGGCTCCATCCAGTACATGGCTGACAAATCAAG GTACCCCAAGAACTATTTTGTGCAGGACACCAAGTTTGATTTCTTTAATTATGCTGGAATCCACCGCCCAGTTGTGCTTTACACCACTCCTGCTGCCTACATCGATGACATCACTGTGACAACCACTTCATCAGACAGTGTTG CCAGGGTGCAGTACCAGGTGTCAGTGGTTGGCAGCACAGCCAATTCCTTGTCCCTGAGTTTACGTGACCAAGAGGGGAAGGTGGTTGCTACAGGTGATGGCGCAGTGGGAGAGCTCAAAGTCCTCAACCCAAACCTCTGGTGGCCTTACCTGATGCACGAGAACCCTGGATACCTGTACTCCTTGGAG GTGAAGATGCAGGCCCAGGTGGGcgaggtgctgctggaggacgTGTACACGCTCCCGCTCGGCATCCGCACCGTGCACGTCACCAGCACCCAGTTCCTCATCAATGGCAGGCCCTTCTACTTCCACGGGGTCAACAAGCACGAGGATGCAGAT ATCCGTGGCAAAGGCCTGGACTGGCCCCTGATAGTGAAGGACTTCAACCTGCTGCGCTGGCTGGGGGCCAACTCGTTCCGCACCAGCCACTACCCGTACGCGGAGGAGATCATGGACCTGTGCGACGCCTACGGCATCGCCGTCATCGACGAGAGCCCGGGGGTGGGCATCAAACTGCC TGAGAGCTTTGGGAACAAGTCCCTGCAGCATCACCTGGCTGTGATGGAGGAGCTGGTGCGCAGGGATAAGAACAGACCCTCAGTGGTCATGTGGTCAGTGGCCAACGAGCcagcctcagagctgcccccagctgctCACTACTTCAA GACAGTGATAGCTCACACTAAAGCTCTCGACCCCTCCAGACCAGTCACCTTTGTGACAGATGCTAATTACGCTCTTGATCGTGGT GCTCCCTACGTGGATGTGATTTGTGTGAACAGCTACTTCTCCTGGTACCATGACCCAGGCCACCTGGAAGTGATCCCACTCCAACTCACAGCCCAGTTTGACAACTGGTATAAAACCTACCAAAAACCCATTATCCAGAGTGAATATGGAGCAGACTCAGTGCCTGGGCTGCACAGT gaccCCCCCATGATGTTCACTGAGGAGTACCAGCAGGCCATGCTCAGGGAGTACCACTCTGTCCTGGACAAGAAGAGGAAGGAGTATGTGATTGGGGAGCTCATCTGGAATTTTGCTGATTTCATGACCAATCAAG GGACCACACGAGTTTTGGGGAACAAGAAAGGAATCTTCACCCGCCAGCGCCAGCCCAAAGCAGCTGCATTTGTTCTTAGAGACAGGTACTGGAAGATTGCAAATGAATCAAGCTGTCTTCCTCCTGTAATCACATCACATTCCTTCTacctaaaatga
- the LOC101810260 gene encoding argininosuccinate lyase-like, with amino-acid sequence MAAAEGNKLWGGRFSGSTDPIMERLNASISYDQRLSEVDIQGSMAYAKALEKSGILSKTELEKILGGLEKISEEWSKGVFGVIPTDEDIHTANERRLKELIGDVAGKLHTGRSRNDQVVTDLKLFMRNSLSIISRHLLRLIETLVERAAIEIDVILPGYTHLQKAQPIRWSQFLLSHAVALTRDSERLGEVKRRINVLPLGSGALAGNPLGIDRELLCNELDFASISLNSMDAVSERDFVVEFLSAATLLMIHLSKMAEDLIIYSTSEFGFLTLSDAYSSGSSLMPQKKNPDSLELIRSKAGRVFGRLAAILMVLKGLPSTYNKDLQEDKEAVFDVVDTLNAVLQVATGVISTLQINKESMERALSPDMLATDLALYLVRKGMPFRQAHMASGKAVQLAETKGITINNLSLEELQNISPLFGSDVAQVFSVVSSVEQYTAAGGTAKSSVSAQIEQLRELLKRLKEQA; translated from the exons ATGGCAGCAGCCGAG GGGAATAAACTTTGGGGTGGAAGATTCAGTGGAAGCACAGATCCCATCATGGAGAGGCTCAATGCCTCCATTAGCTATGACCAGAGACTGTCTGAAGTCGACATCCAGGGGAGCATGGCTTATGCCAAAGCCTTGGAGAAGTCTGGGATCCTGTCtaaaacagagctggagaagatCCTGGGTGGCCTGGAAAAG atCTCTGAGGAATGGTCCAAGGGAGTCTTTGGTGTGATCCCGACTGATGAGGATATCCACACTGCCAACGAGCGCAGACTCAAG GAGCTGATTGGAGACGTAGCTGGGAAGTTGCACACTGGCAGAAGCAGGAATGATCAG GTTGTGACTGACCTGAAGCTGTTCATGAGGAATTCTCTCTCCATCATCTCCAGACACCTCCTGCGGCTCATTGAGACCCTGGTGGAACGTGCTGCCAT AGAAATCGATGTGATCCTGCCTGGCTACACCCACCTGCAGAAAGCTCAGCCCATCCGATGGAGCCAGTTCTTGCTCAG ccacGCTGTTGCTCTGACCCGGGATTCTGAGCGCCTGGGAGAGGTGAAGAGAAGGATCAATGTCTTGCCTTTGGGAAg TGGAGCTCTGGCTGGAAACCCCCTGGGAATTGATagagagctgctgtgcaatG AGCTGGACTTTGCTTCCATCAGCCTGAACAGCATGGATGCCGTCAGCGAGAGGGACTTTGTGG tgGAATTCCTGTCTGCTGCCACCCTGCTGATGATCCACCTCAGCAAGATGGCTGAGGATCTCATCATCTACAGCACCAGCGAGTTTGGCTTCCTCACCCTCTCTGATGCCTACAG ctctggcagcagcctgaTGCCTCAGAAGAAGAATCCCGACAGTCTGGAGCTGATCCGCAGCAAAGCCGGGCGAGTGTTCGGACGG TTGGCTGCAATTCTCATGGTGCTCAAAGGACTCCCGAGCACCTACAACAAGGACCTGCAG GAGGATAAGGAGGCTGTCTTTGATGTCGTAGACACCCTGAATGCTGTGCTCCAGGTTGCCACTGGAGTGATTTCCACCCTCCAG ATCAACAAGGAGAGCATGGAGAGGGCGCTGAGCCCAGACATGTTGGCTACTGACCTGGCTCTCTACCTGGTTCGAAAGGGA ATGCCCTTCAGACAAGCCCACATGGCCTCCGGCAAGGCCGTCCAGCTGGCCGAGACCAAAGGCATCACCATCAACAacctcagcctggaggagctgcagaacatCAG ccccctgtTTGGCAGCGATGTGGCGCAGGTGTTCAGCGTGGTGAGCAGCGTGGAGCAGTACACGGCCGCGGGCGGCACCGCCAAGAGCAGCGTGTCCGCCCAGATCGAGCAGCTGCGGGAGCTGCTCAAGAGGCTCAAGGAACAGGCTTAG
- the LOC101810073 gene encoding argininosuccinate lyase-like gives MERALSPDMLATDLALYLVRKGMPFRQAHMASGKAVQLAETKGITINNLSLEELQNISPLFGSDVAQVFSVVSSVEQYTAAGGTAKSSVSAQIEQLRELLKRLKEQA, from the exons ATGGAGAGGGCGCTGAGCCCAGACATGTTGGCTACTGACCTGGCTCTCTACCTGGTTCGAAAGGGA ATGCCCTTCAGACAAGCCCACATGGCCTCCGGCAAGGCCGTCCAGCTGGCCGAGACCAAAGGCATCACCATCAACAacctcagcctggaggagctgcagaacatCAG ccccctgtTTGGCAGCGATGTGGCGCAGGTGTTCAGCGTGGTGAGCAGCGTGGAGCAGTACACGGCCGCGGGCGGCACCGCCAAGAGCAGCGTGTCCGCCCAGATCGAGCAGCTGCGGGAGCTGCTCAAGAGGCTCAAGGAACAGGCTTAG
- the LOC101809755 gene encoding argininosuccinate lyase isoform X1 → MAAEGDKMMAGRFVGSTDPIMEMLSASITVDQRLSEVDIQGSMAYAKALEKAGILSKTELEKILSGLEKISEEWSKGVFGVIPTDEDIHTANERRLKELIGDVAGKLHTGRSRNDQVVTDLKLFMKNSLSIISTHLLQLIKTLVERAAIEIDVILPGYTHLQKAQPIRWSQFLLSHAVALTRDSERLGEIKKRINVLPLGSGALAGNPLEIDRELLRSELDFASISLNSMDAVSERDFVVELLSVATLLMIHLSKMAEDLIIYSTSEFGFLTLSDTYCSGSSLMPQKKNPDSLELIRSKAGRVFGRLAAILMVLKGLPSTYNKDLQEDKEAVFDVVDTLNAVLQVATGVISTLQINKESMERALSPDMLATDLALYLVRKGMPFRQAHMASGKAVQLAETKGITINNLSLEELQNISPLFGSDVAQVFSVVSSVEQYTAAGGTAKSSVSAQIEQLRELLKRLKEQA, encoded by the exons ATGGCAGCCGAG GGGGACAAAATGATGGCAGGAAGGTTTGTGGGGAGCACAGATCCCATCATGGAGATGCTCAGCGCTTCCATCACTGTTGACCAGAGACTGTCTGAAGTCGACATCCAGGGGAGCATGGCTTATGCCAAAGCCTTGGAGAAGGCTGGAATCCTGTCCAAAACGGAGCTGGAGAAGATCCTGAGTGGCCTGGAAAAG atCTCTGAGGAATGGTCCAAGGGAGTCTTTGGTGTGATCCCAACTGATGAGGATATCCACACTGCCAACGAGCGCAGACTCAAG GAGCTGATTGGAGACGTAGCTGGGAAGTTGCACACTGGCAGAAGCAGGAATGATCAG GTTGTGACTGACCTGAAGCTGTTCATGAAGAATTccctctccatcatctccacgcacctcctgcagctcatTAAGACCCTGGTGGAACGTGCTGCCAT AGAAATCGATGTGATCCTGCCTGGCTACACCCACCTGCAGAAAGCTCAGCCCATCCGATGGAGCCAGTTCTTGCTCAG CCACGCTGTTGCTCTGACCCGCGATTCTGAGCGCCTGGGAGAGATAAAAAAGAGGATCAATGTCTTGCCTTTGGGAAG TGGAGCTCTGGCTGGAAACCCGCTGGAAATCGATAGAGAGCTGCTGCGCAGTG AGCTGGACTTTGCTTCCATCAGCCTGAACAGCATGGATGCCGTCAGCGAGAGGGACTTTGTGG tgGAACTCCTCTCAGTTGCCACCCTGCTGATGATCCACCTCAGCAAGATGGCTGAGGATCTCATCATCTACAGCACCAGCGAGTTTGGCTTCCTCACCCTCTCTGATACCTACTG ctctggcagcagcctgaTGCCTCAGAAGAAGAATCCCGACAGTCTGGAGCTGATCCGCAGCAAAGCCGGGCGAGTGTTCGGACGG TTGGCTGCAATTCTCATGGTGCTCAAAGGACTCCCGAGCACCTACAACAAGGACCTGCAG GAGGATAAGGAGGCCGTCTTTGATGTCGTAGACACCCTGAATGCTGTGCTCCAGGTTGCCACTGGAGTGATTTCCACCCTCCAG ATCAACAAGGAGAGCATGGAGAGGGCGCTGAGCCCAGACATGTTGGCTACTGACCTGGCTCTCTACCTGGTTCGAAAGGGA ATGCCCTTCAGACAAGCCCACATGGCCTCCGGCAAGGCCGTCCAGCTGGCCGAGACCAAAGGCATCACCATCAACAacctcagcctggaggagctgcagaacatCAG ccccctgtTTGGCAGCGATGTGGCGCAGGTGTTCAGCGTGGTGAGCAGCGTGGAGCAGTACACGGCCGCGGGCGGCACCGCCAAGAGCAGCGTGTCCGCCCAGATCGAGCAGCTGCGGGAGCTGCTCAAGAGGCTCAAGGAACAGGCTTAG
- the LOC101809755 gene encoding argininosuccinate lyase isoform X2 — MAAEGDKMMAGRFVGSTDPIMEMLSASITVDQRLSEVDIQGSMAYAKALEKAGILSKTELEKILSGLEKISEEWSKGVFGVIPTDEDIHTANERRLKELIGDVAGKLHTGRSRNDQVVTDLKLFMKNSLSIISTHLLQLIKTLVERAAIEIDVILPGYTHLQKAQPIRWSQFLLSHAVALTRDSERLGEIKKRINVLPLGSGALAGNPLEIDRELLRSELDFASISLNSMDAVSERDFVVELLSVATLLMIHLSKMAEDLIIYSTSEFGFLTLSDTYCSGSSLMPQKKNPDSLELIRSKAGRVFGRLAAILMVLKGLPSTYNKDLQEDKEAVFDVVDTLNAVLQVATGVISTLQINKESMEKALSPEILSSDLALYLVHKGMPFRQAHIAAGKAVHLAETKGITINNLSLEDLKSISPLFGSDVAQVFSVVSSVEQYTAAGGTAKSSVSAQIEQLRELLKRLKEQA, encoded by the exons ATGGCAGCCGAG GGGGACAAAATGATGGCAGGAAGGTTTGTGGGGAGCACAGATCCCATCATGGAGATGCTCAGCGCTTCCATCACTGTTGACCAGAGACTGTCTGAAGTCGACATCCAGGGGAGCATGGCTTATGCCAAAGCCTTGGAGAAGGCTGGAATCCTGTCCAAAACGGAGCTGGAGAAGATCCTGAGTGGCCTGGAAAAG atCTCTGAGGAATGGTCCAAGGGAGTCTTTGGTGTGATCCCAACTGATGAGGATATCCACACTGCCAACGAGCGCAGACTCAAG GAGCTGATTGGAGACGTAGCTGGGAAGTTGCACACTGGCAGAAGCAGGAATGATCAG GTTGTGACTGACCTGAAGCTGTTCATGAAGAATTccctctccatcatctccacgcacctcctgcagctcatTAAGACCCTGGTGGAACGTGCTGCCAT AGAAATCGATGTGATCCTGCCTGGCTACACCCACCTGCAGAAAGCTCAGCCCATCCGATGGAGCCAGTTCTTGCTCAG CCACGCTGTTGCTCTGACCCGCGATTCTGAGCGCCTGGGAGAGATAAAAAAGAGGATCAATGTCTTGCCTTTGGGAAG TGGAGCTCTGGCTGGAAACCCGCTGGAAATCGATAGAGAGCTGCTGCGCAGTG AGCTGGACTTTGCTTCCATCAGCCTGAACAGCATGGATGCCGTCAGCGAGAGGGACTTTGTGG tgGAACTCCTCTCAGTTGCCACCCTGCTGATGATCCACCTCAGCAAGATGGCTGAGGATCTCATCATCTACAGCACCAGCGAGTTTGGCTTCCTCACCCTCTCTGATACCTACTG ctctggcagcagcctgaTGCCTCAGAAGAAGAATCCCGACAGTCTGGAGCTGATCCGCAGCAAAGCCGGGCGAGTGTTCGGACGG TTGGCTGCAATTCTCATGGTGCTCAAAGGACTCCCGAGCACCTACAACAAGGACCTGCAG GAGGATAAGGAGGCCGTCTTTGATGTCGTAGACACCCTGAATGCTGTGCTCCAGGTTGCCACTGGAGTGATTTCCACCCTCCAG ATCAACAAGGAGAGCATGGAGAAGGCACTGAGCCCTGAGATCCTGTCATCTGACCTGGCTCTCTACTTGGTTCATAAAGGA ATGCCCTTCAGACAAGCCCACATTGCTGCTGGCAAGGCCGTCCACCTCGCCGAGACCAAAGGCATCACCATCAACAATCTCAGCCTGGAGGACCTGAAGAGCATCAG ccccctgtTTGGCAGCGATGTGGCGCAGGTGTTCAGCGTGGTGAGCAGCGTGGAGCAGTACACGGCCGCGGGCGGCACCGCCAAGAGCAGCGTGTCCGCCCAGATCGAGCAGCTGCGGGAGCTGCTCAAGAGGCTCAAGGAACAGGCTTAG